Proteins encoded in a region of the Thermoleophilia bacterium genome:
- a CDS encoding thioredoxin family protein, which produces MTIFIVVLVVVVVLGIVVLFVPRALMAAKGAKLKGKPAPTPHKASAKRIKSGARTILYFHTPSCRACQAVDPVVNRLMKRYPGAIFKVNAATDRKAASAYGVLGVPYLAFIEGGTLVSTRTGIQKEAPLVEFLSGGAKSA; this is translated from the coding sequence GTGACCATCTTCATAGTCGTCCTGGTCGTCGTCGTCGTGTTGGGGATCGTGGTGCTCTTCGTGCCGCGGGCGCTGATGGCTGCCAAAGGAGCCAAGCTCAAGGGCAAGCCGGCGCCGACGCCGCACAAGGCATCCGCCAAGCGGATCAAGTCGGGGGCGAGAACGATCCTCTACTTTCACACTCCCTCGTGCCGCGCCTGTCAGGCTGTCGACCCCGTCGTCAATAGGCTCATGAAGCGTTATCCCGGCGCGATCTTCAAGGTCAACGCGGCGACCGATCGCAAGGCAGCGTCCGCGTACGGCGTTCTTGGCGTTCCCTACTTGGCGTTCATCGAGGGGGGTACGCTCGTCTCCACGCGAACCGGTATCCAGAAGGAGGCGCCGCTGGTGGAGTTCCTGAGTGGGGGCGCGAAGAGCGCGTGA
- a CDS encoding TIGR04282 family arsenosugar biosynthesis glycosyltransferase, whose amino-acid sequence MARRTIAVMARPLVRGAVKTRLTDTLGEDGALATYERLLRSTLEAAERVSGAALVLAEAPASGETDGLDTADPLPDHDDRWSRLRQHGDGLGDRMSMVIADLFADATDKVVIVGSDSPALPPEYVEQAFVALETSGTVLGPAADGGYYLLGVGREAWLEHGDALSALLRTSPMSDPALLDYTMLGLSSAGLSVTLLPLWVDVDEPDDLHVLDRLEGGSPRRGEPLTELREVYLHLTHRCARNCRHCYDPTASAAAELTTSEWRQTIDQCAALGARSFVFIGGDPLLRHDFTALVDYVTGHHAARARFFFNCRIDTSSARKLARAGRGLLTPLVSVDGPRAINDALRGPGSYDDVMASVAELRAVNMTPVANTVLVRPALPGLPQLARDLRDAGIGRLHLILPHQRGMTVQQADDLVPSGAEMLAAVRELLVVAGKIGLLVDNIASWRRRIGKRNDFCAAGCRELCIDPEGLVHACVITAGDPAFVVGSLRERPLDEIWHTSAGLRLLRATRARDRAECLACSVADSCGGECWVQ is encoded by the coding sequence ATGGCACGCCGGACTATCGCCGTGATGGCACGACCGCTCGTGCGCGGCGCCGTCAAGACGCGTCTCACAGACACTCTCGGCGAAGACGGCGCCTTGGCCACCTACGAGAGGCTCCTACGCAGCACGCTCGAGGCCGCGGAGAGGGTGTCCGGCGCCGCACTCGTCCTCGCCGAGGCCCCGGCCTCCGGCGAAACAGACGGCCTCGACACGGCCGATCCCCTACCCGATCACGACGATCGCTGGTCTCGCCTGCGGCAGCACGGCGACGGACTCGGGGACCGGATGTCCATGGTCATCGCCGACCTCTTCGCCGACGCGACAGACAAGGTCGTGATCGTCGGCAGCGACAGTCCGGCCCTCCCGCCCGAGTACGTGGAGCAGGCGTTCGTCGCTTTGGAGACGTCCGGCACCGTCTTGGGACCGGCCGCCGACGGTGGCTACTACCTTCTGGGTGTCGGTCGAGAGGCTTGGCTCGAGCACGGCGACGCACTCTCCGCGCTGCTCAGAACATCACCCATGAGCGACCCGGCGCTCCTCGACTACACCATGCTCGGACTGAGCTCGGCCGGCCTCTCCGTCACACTGCTCCCGCTATGGGTGGATGTCGACGAACCGGACGATCTGCATGTCCTCGACCGGTTGGAGGGCGGCTCACCCCGTCGCGGCGAACCGCTCACCGAACTACGCGAGGTCTACCTTCACCTTACCCACCGTTGCGCGCGTAACTGCCGGCACTGCTACGACCCCACGGCAAGCGCCGCCGCCGAGTTAACCACGAGCGAATGGCGCCAGACGATCGACCAGTGCGCCGCACTGGGAGCACGCAGCTTCGTCTTCATCGGCGGCGACCCACTCCTGCGCCACGACTTCACCGCGCTCGTCGACTACGTCACCGGCCACCATGCGGCGAGAGCGCGCTTCTTCTTCAACTGCCGTATCGACACGTCGTCAGCACGGAAGCTCGCCCGCGCCGGGCGAGGCCTGCTCACCCCGCTGGTCAGCGTCGACGGACCGCGCGCAATCAACGACGCCCTACGCGGGCCGGGCAGCTACGACGACGTGATGGCGTCGGTCGCCGAACTTCGGGCCGTCAACATGACGCCGGTCGCGAACACCGTACTTGTGCGGCCGGCGCTGCCTGGTCTACCGCAACTCGCCCGCGATCTGCGCGATGCCGGGATCGGCCGCCTGCACCTCATCCTTCCTCATCAACGGGGGATGACGGTACAACAGGCCGACGACCTCGTCCCGAGTGGTGCGGAGATGCTCGCCGCTGTGCGTGAGCTCCTCGTCGTCGCCGGTAAGATCGGCCTGCTCGTCGACAACATCGCCAGTTGGCGGCGCAGAATCGGCAAGCGCAACGACTTCTGCGCCGCCGGCTGTCGCGAGCTCTGCATCGATCCTGAAGGCCTGGTGCACGCGTGCGTCATCACGGCCGGCGACCCGGCCTTCGTAGTTGGATCGCTACGCGAGCGTCCCCTCGACGAGATCTGGCACACTTCCGCCGGCCTGCGGCTGTTGCGCGCGACGCGCGCCCGCGACCGTGCCGAGTGTCTGGCCTGCTCCGTCGCCGACTCCTGCGGCGGCGAGTGCTGGGTGCAGG
- a CDS encoding glycosyltransferase family 2 protein produces the protein MEPESIPSQPDFAVVVPVLDEAEALPALLTELRRHGLFERTIFFDNGSTDGSLALLRAAGAVCMRESRRGYGFPCLAGARAAAVAGARAVVFLEADGTDDPAEVRQLVQPVLVGAADLVLGSRRRAVRGASAGRMPLHQRLGNDWLALTLRLFFGMRLSDDAPFRAVRIDLLQSLRLEERAYAFPTEMAVKAHLAGARIAVCDVSYRPRAGTSKIAGTWRGSTLAVRDIGWCLLRLRLSGFLPQR, from the coding sequence TTGGAACCTGAGTCGATTCCATCGCAGCCAGACTTTGCCGTCGTCGTGCCTGTCCTCGATGAGGCCGAGGCGCTGCCGGCGCTTCTCACCGAGCTTCGTCGCCACGGTCTGTTCGAGCGCACCATCTTCTTCGACAACGGCTCCACCGACGGCAGTCTCGCCCTGCTTCGCGCCGCCGGTGCGGTCTGCATGCGGGAGTCGCGCCGGGGCTACGGCTTTCCCTGCTTGGCCGGCGCCCGTGCCGCGGCGGTCGCGGGCGCCCGTGCCGTCGTGTTCCTTGAGGCAGACGGCACTGACGATCCGGCAGAGGTACGTCAACTCGTGCAGCCGGTGCTGGTCGGCGCGGCAGATCTGGTTCTGGGGTCTCGGCGCCGCGCGGTGCGCGGCGCCAGCGCCGGACGTATGCCGCTGCACCAGCGCCTCGGCAACGATTGGCTGGCGCTCACTCTTCGCCTGTTCTTCGGTATGCGACTCAGTGACGACGCGCCCTTTCGCGCCGTTCGCATAGATCTTCTGCAGTCGCTTCGGCTGGAAGAACGGGCCTACGCGTTTCCGACGGAGATGGCGGTGAAGGCGCACCTGGCGGGTGCGCGCATCGCTGTTTGCGACGTGTCGTACCGTCCCCGTGCCGGAACCTCCAAGATCGCCGGCACATGGCGAGGTTCGACACTGGCTGTTCGCGACATAGGCTGGTGCTTGCTGCGGCTGAGACTGAGCGGCTTCCTGCCGCAGCGCTAG